Part of the Brevibacillus brevis genome is shown below.
GCTCGTGCGTCGCGGGGAGGAGTATCTCGACCTGCGGCTCCACCGCAGCCTGCACATCCAGAAAATGATCGGCTGAACATAATAATCCCCCTGCACCCGTCAACCGGGCCAGGGGGATTTTCGTTTTCTACAGTTTGACTACATTGGCTGCTTGTGGGCCGCGATCGCCTTCCACAATGTCAAATTCTACGGCCTGGCCTTCTTCCAGCGTACGAAAGCCATCGGACTGAATGGCCGAGAAGTGGACGAACACGTCGTCGCCGTCCTCCCGCTCGATAAATCCAAACCCTTTTTCTGCGTTAAACCATTTAACTTTGCCTTGCATGAAACAGCACAACCCTTTCTTTTGCAAAAAATTAGGATAAGTATCCTGCGTGGTTCGTTTCTAGTTTACCCAAAATCCAGATCCCCATTCCCTTTATTTGGGGGAATATCGTTTCTCCAGGCCTCTGACGACGACGCGCGAGAGGAACAAGGTCAGGACCAGATAGATGGCACCGGCGGTCAGGTACGGAGGATAGCGCTCGAATGTGTTTTTCGCTACGCTGAAAGCCGCATAGCCCAGCTCCGGTGTCGAGATGATCGCCAGCAAGGAAGAATCTTTGAGAAGTGCGATAAACTCGTTCCCCAGCGCAGGAAGCATTCGCATAAACGCTTGGGGAATGACGATCAGCCTCATCCCCATCCCTTTCGTCATGCCCAGCGAGCGAGCCGCCTCCATCTGCCCGGGATCGATCGACTGGATCCCTGCTCGGAAAATTTCCGCGATATACGCCGCTGCGTTCAACGTCAAGGACACAAAGCCGGAAAAGATGGCTTCCGGTACCTTCGCCTCGGGAAAAAACAGCCCCCAGATGCCGGGAATGACGGCAGTATGGATCAGCAGGATTTGCAGAAACAAAGGGGTGCCGCGGAACAGCTCGACGTAAATGGCCGCCGGCACCTTGAAGTAAACCCTGTCCGACATCTTCCCCAGCCCGATGAACAACCCCAGGATGGTCCCGCAGACGACAGCGACAGTGGTCAGGAGAATCGTATTTTGTACGCCTCGAATAAATAATTCCTGATATTGCGAGATAACGCCCCAGTTCAAGCCCATACCTCCTCTCCAGCTGATGTCTGCGCACAAGGAACGGGCACGCCATTAGACGTACCCGCCCTGCGCATTGCCACTGCCCTTATTGACCGAAATACTTGTCGTTGATTTCCTTCAGCTTGCCGTTTTCCTTGATGGTTTTCAGCCCCTGGTTGATTTTGTTCAGCAGTTCGGTATTGCCCTTTTTCACGATGATCCCGTAGTGCTCGACTTCGAAGGTATCGTCTTTTACCAGCTTGAATTTCTTGTCCTTCACTTTTTTCGCGTAGTCTTGCAGCACAGCATTGTCCGCTACGACAGCGTCCACGCGCCCGATAAAGAAGTCGTCGACAGCAGACGGCGTATCGTCATAGCCCTTGAGTCCTTCATATGTGTCTCCAAACGCTTTTTTCACGACCTGCTCGCCGGTCGTCGCAGACTGTACCCCGATCTTCTTGCCCTTCAGCTCAGCCAGCTTGGTGACCGGCGAATCCTCCGGCAGAAGGATCAGCTGATTGGCATCGAAGTAGGAATCGGAGAAATCGTATTTCTGCTTCCGCTCCTCCGTGATCGTCACTGCGGAAATCCCCAAGTCGACATTGCCTTTGTCGAGGCCGTCAAACAGTGGATCCCACCCGGTGTTTTTGACCTCGATCTTGAAGCCGGCGGCATCTGCTACCGCCTGGACTACTTCGATGTCAAAGCCGGTGATTTTGTCCCCCTCCATTTTTTCAAAAGGAGGATAAGCTGCGTCCGTTCCCACTACGAAAACTTTGTCCCCAGCCCCGGCTCCCGATCCAGACCCGCCTCCCGAGGCTTGCTGACCGCCCGAACCACAGGCCGAGACCATCAGTCCGACCCCTACGGTCAACGCTAACGTTGCCAGCCACTTTTTCCCGATCTTCACCTGAAAAACCCCCTTGTTTCTATCTCTGTTTCTTGATTTGTCCCCAGCGATGTCCACATCCCGATCGCCTGTTTCTTGCGTTCTCCACAAGATTATCCACAATATCCACATGGAGTTGTGCACAAGCTGGGCACGACAATTTCCCTCTCGTTTCACGGCCTTTTGATCCGGGACGCGGACCAGTGACCTGCACCGAGGCGAAAAATTGCCTGAAAAAAAGAAAGATTCCTGTCAGATATACTTCTCTCTGATACACAGGAATCCTTCTTTGGAACTAAATTATTTGCAGAAAAATATGAATTATTCTTTTTCCGCTAAAATGATAATCTCAACTCTCCGATTCCGCGAGCGGTTCTCCTCGTTGGAATTATCCACGAGTGGCTTGTATTCGCCCAATCCCGCCACGGTAAATCGCGAGGAAGGTAAAGTGTATTCATCAACCATTTCCCGCATTACCGCAATAGCGCGCCCCGTCGAGAGCTCCCAGTTCGTTTTGTACGGACTGTGGGCGATAGGGACGTCGTCCGTATACCCTTCGATCCGCACCCGGTTGCCAAAGCGCTTGAGCACCCCCGCTACCGTCCCGACGACTTGCTTGCCTTGCGCTCTCAGCTCCGCCGAACCGCTCGCGAACAGGATGCTGACCGGCAGCCGAATTCTCAGCCCTTCTTCGGTCTCTTCAAAATCGAGGTTCAATTCGGCCAATGCGGAGGAAAGCTGTGTCCGTACGGTTTCCATATCGCGCTCAGCCGCATCCGTGTCCACCGACCCGATCGGCGGAGCCGGCTTGGCGGTTGGCACATCGGGCTGCTCGCTCTGTGTCCCCGCCAGCGAGTTTTTCTTCGCCTCCAGCTCATGCACTTCCCGCTGCAGCTCCAGCTTTTGCAGATTCAACAGGTCCAGGCTTTCATGGACTTGCTGCAGCGTCGCCTGCTGCTGTGCCGTTTCTTTTTTGGCCTCTTCCCGCTCGACCTGGATATTGGCCTTCTGCGACGCCGCAATAATCACCACAATGACAAACAACAGCGTTATCAGGTCGCTATAGCTGAGCAGCCAGCTTTTTTCCAGCTCCTTTTCATCGTACAGGCGGTCATCAAGCATAGCGATCCTGCCTTTCAATCGTTCCTTTCACGCTGCCCGCCTCTTTGATCAGCACCAGCTTCTGATCGCCCGGCAGGAACGAGTTCAGTTTTTCGAACAACAGGCGCGGCGTCTCCATCCGCTGCAAGCCGACGCACCCTTCGATAAACAGGCGCTTTTCAAACATTTCCCGGTCATACAGATCCATCAGCCGGTAGTAGCACGGCAGCGCGAACAGGTTGGCCAGGAGCGCTCCGTACAGCGTCGCAACGACGGCTGCACTCAAGCTGTGACCCGTCACCGTAAAGTCGGAGAGCGATTTCAAGACCCCGGTCATCCCGAGCAACGTCCCCACGAGCCCCATCCCCGGCGCCAGCAAGCTGATCAGCCGAAAAAAGCCTGCGGACTGCTGGTAGCGGTACTGCTCGCCTTTCAGCTCGTTTTCCAGGATGAGGCGCAGCTCGTCCTCCGGCACGCCTTCGATCGCCAGAAGGCTGCCGCGCTGGACGAACGAGTCCTTCTCGTTCTGCAGCTCCTTTTCGAGCGCGATATATCCCTGTTCCTTTTGAACGAGCGCATAATAGTAGAAGCGCTTGATCGTCTCCTCGACGTTGCTCTCGCGCCCGTGGATCAACAGCCGGGCGATCTTTTTCAGATCGAGATGCTTGCGCTTGATCGCGTAGGAAATCACGACGGCGAGCGCGACCAGCTCGATGGCTGTCGGGTTCAGCAGATCGGCGAGGCTGCCGTTCAGGTAGACCGCGTGGATGAAGATGAGGAGGACGGCTCCTACCAGGAGGAGAGAGCGGCGTTTTGTGGTCTGAAAAACATTCATAACTATTGGTCAACCCCTGCATGATTAGTAAGTACCCAAACTTTTTACTCTATTCCTACTCCTGATACTATCCGATAACAGAGTTATAGGGAAAGAGGTGAAATCATGAATATCAATCAGCTTCATCAAGCTATCAACCTCAGTTTGCAAAAGCAGGTGCAAGATGCAGCAGCCACCCAGGCTGCGGTAATGCTGCAGGACTTCGCTCAGACGCAATCCAACATCAGAGCTGCTGAAGCGCCTCACCCTACTCTA
Proteins encoded:
- a CDS encoding cold shock domain-containing protein — its product is MQGKVKWFNAEKGFGFIEREDGDDVFVHFSAIQSDGFRTLEEGQAVEFDIVEGDRGPQAANVVKL
- a CDS encoding amino acid ABC transporter permease — protein: MGLNWGVISQYQELFIRGVQNTILLTTVAVVCGTILGLFIGLGKMSDRVYFKVPAAIYVELFRGTPLFLQILLIHTAVIPGIWGLFFPEAKVPEAIFSGFVSLTLNAAAYIAEIFRAGIQSIDPGQMEAARSLGMTKGMGMRLIVIPQAFMRMLPALGNEFIALLKDSSLLAIISTPELGYAAFSVAKNTFERYPPYLTAGAIYLVLTLFLSRVVVRGLEKRYSPK
- a CDS encoding basic amino acid ABC transporter substrate-binding protein, whose translation is MKIGKKWLATLALTVGVGLMVSACGSGGQQASGGGSGSGAGAGDKVFVVGTDAAYPPFEKMEGDKITGFDIEVVQAVADAAGFKIEVKNTGWDPLFDGLDKGNVDLGISAVTITEERKQKYDFSDSYFDANQLILLPEDSPVTKLAELKGKKIGVQSATTGEQVVKKAFGDTYEGLKGYDDTPSAVDDFFIGRVDAVVADNAVLQDYAKKVKDKKFKLVKDDTFEVEHYGIIVKKGNTELLNKINQGLKTIKENGKLKEINDKYFGQ
- a CDS encoding OmpA family protein; protein product: MLDDRLYDEKELEKSWLLSYSDLITLLFVIVVIIAASQKANIQVEREEAKKETAQQQATLQQVHESLDLLNLQKLELQREVHELEAKKNSLAGTQSEQPDVPTAKPAPPIGSVDTDAAERDMETVRTQLSSALAELNLDFEETEEGLRIRLPVSILFASGSAELRAQGKQVVGTVAGVLKRFGNRVRIEGYTDDVPIAHSPYKTNWELSTGRAIAVMREMVDEYTLPSSRFTVAGLGEYKPLVDNSNEENRSRNRRVEIIILAEKE
- a CDS encoding MotA/TolQ/ExbB proton channel family protein: MNVFQTTKRRSLLLVGAVLLIFIHAVYLNGSLADLLNPTAIELVALAVVISYAIKRKHLDLKKIARLLIHGRESNVEETIKRFYYYALVQKEQGYIALEKELQNEKDSFVQRGSLLAIEGVPEDELRLILENELKGEQYRYQQSAGFFRLISLLAPGMGLVGTLLGMTGVLKSLSDFTVTGHSLSAAVVATLYGALLANLFALPCYYRLMDLYDREMFEKRLFIEGCVGLQRMETPRLLFEKLNSFLPGDQKLVLIKEAGSVKGTIERQDRYA
- a CDS encoding putative motility protein, which codes for MNINQLHQAINLSLQKQVQDAAATQAAVMLQDFAQTQSNIRAAEAPHPTLGKTIDILT